One Cervus elaphus chromosome 28, mCerEla1.1, whole genome shotgun sequence DNA segment encodes these proteins:
- the GJA1 gene encoding gap junction alpha-1 protein translates to MGDWSALGKLLDKVQAYSTAGGKVWLSVLFIFRILLLGTAVESAWGDEQSAFRCNTQQPGCENVCYDKSFPISHVRFWVLQIIFVSVPTLLYLAHVFYVMRKEEKLNKKEEELKVAQTDGANVDMHLKQIEIKKFKYGIEEHGKVKMRGGLLRTYIISILFKSVFEVAFLLIQWYIYGFSLSAVYTCKRDPCPHQVDCFLSRPTEKTIFIIFMLVVSLVSLALNIIELFYVFFKGVKDRVKGKSDPYHATTGPLSPSKDCGSPKYAYFNGCSSPTAPLSPMSPPGYKLVTGDRNNSSCRNYNKQASEQNWANYSAEQNRMGQAGSTISNSHAQPFDFPDDHQNSKKLDAGHELQPLAIVDQRPSSRASSRASSRPRPDDLEI, encoded by the coding sequence ATGGGTGACTGGAGTGCCTTAGGCAAACTCCTTGACAAGGTTCAAGCCTATTCCACCGCTGGAGGGAAGGTGTGGCTGTCCGTCCTTTTCATTTTCCGAATCCTGCTATTGGGGACAGCGGTTGAGTCAGCCTGGGGTGATGAGCAGTCCGCCTTTCGTTGTAACACTCAACAACCTGGTTGTGAAAATGTCTGCTATGACAAATCCTTCCCAATCTCTCATGTGCGCTTCTGGGTCCTGCAGATCATATTTGTGTCTGTTCCCACACTCTTATACCTGGCTCATGTGTTCTATGTGATGCGAAAGGAAGAGAAACTGAACAAGAAAGAGGAGGAACTCAAAGTTGCCCAAACTGATGGTGCCAATGTGGACATGCACTTGAAGCAGATTGAAATTAAGAAGTTCAAGTATGGCATTGAAGAGCACGGCAAAGTGAAGATGCGAGGGGGCTTGCTGAGAACCTACATCATCAGCATTCTCTTCAAGTCTGTCTTCGAGGTGGCCTTCTTGCTGATCCAGTGGTACATCTACGGATTCAGCTTGAGTGCCGTTTACACTTGCAAAAGAGATCCCTGCCCGCATCAGGTGGACTGTTTCCTCTCTCGGCCCACGGAGAAAACCATCTTCATCATCTTCATGCTGGTCGTGTCGTTGGTGTCGCTTGCCTTGAACATCATCGAACTCTTCTATGTCTTCTTCAAGGGTGTTAAGGATCGTGTGAAGGGAAAGAGCGATCCTTACCACGCTACCACCGGCCCACTGAGCCCCTCCAAAGACTGTGGATCTCCAAAATATGCTTATTTCAATGGCTGCTCTTCCCCAACCGCTCCTCTCTCGCCCATGTCTCCTCCTGGGTACAAGCTAGTCACCGGAGACAGAAACAATTCTTCTTGCCGCAATTACAACAAACAAGCAAGTGAGCAAAACTGGGCCAATTACAGCGCAGAACAAAATCGAAtggggcaggcaggcagcacCATCTCCAACTCCCACGCACAGCCTTTTGATTTCCCAGATGACCACCAGAATTCTAAAAAACTTGATGCTGGCCACGAACTACAGCCTCTAGCCATTGTGGACCAGCGGCCTTCCAGCAGAGCCAGCAGTCGCGCCAGCAGCCGACCCCGGCCTGATGACCTGGAGATCTAG